DNA sequence from the Coffea eugenioides isolate CCC68of chromosome 9, Ceug_1.0, whole genome shotgun sequence genome:
ttttcaaaagtaACAAATTCtttgagtttcttttttttttgactagtaaaactggaaaaataattCAGTTCTTTTCACTTGCATTgctacacacacacacactctctctctctctttctcaattccaatgtttttgttttgagtgtttttttgggagattttttttgtttttgtttttgtcttcATGTCAAGTTTTCTGGTCTCTATGGACAGCATGCATGGTTGAAGCCGCAAGGCACGCACTCAGTTATCAATGCATTAATTTAGTGATGCGAGGAAACAAGTCAAAACTCAAAAGCTTCTCATCTTTGACAATTGATCCAGTTTCCAccagtccaaaaaaaaaaaataaaacagttgaaatagaaaaaaaaaaaattccaaattgTAGTAGTACTAGACATGATGGTTGGTTAACGACTTTTCTGTGATTTTGCACTTACTTTACTTCTTAATGACAACCAAAACAAAATTACTTCTTAATGATGAAAACCACCTCtaagtaatatatatatatatatattaggtaTTGCCAGTCAAGAACCCTAAACAAAGTTGACTGATAATCAGGGCTGACTTTGACAGAAGAGAGTATTAATTTGTAGTAAGTTTAACATATAGTCACATAGTAATTTATTAATACACTCTACCTTGTTATTTGGGTAGATGTGATTCAAATTAAAATGGTTGACTGGTCATGCTTGAATTAAAATGGTTGGCAATTAAAgttctttttgtgttttatatatatatatattagtaaaaATGAACTCCAAGTTTCAGGATGAAAGTTGCCTAAAATTCTTGAGTTATCATACTCTTAAGACATAAAGAATAAGTTGAATATccctgcaattttttttaattaatttttatcaTTTCCACTTGTATAAAAAgagacccaaaaaaaagaaagtaaaaaaaaaagaggagagaaTCTGACCGTCCAATAAGTGAATAATCTGGGCCTGCTGTCACCATAAAGCTCCGGACTAACCTGACTAGTAGAAGGATCAAAGCTTCAGAATTCAAActccttttattattattattattatttatgagGGTTAAAATAAATTATGGACTGAATAAAAAGAATAATTTAAGATGTACTGGTAGTAGTGGTAATAAATGGGAGTGTTGGATAGCGTGTAGTAGAGAGCAGGAAATGGAAGAAGTACCTGCCAGCCGGCTTCTATGCTGTTGAGATCTGAGCCGTCGAAAGATCCAGAAAGCACCCAAATCTGGGATAGACTGAACTCGTTGACCACTTCGATTGTCGGGTCCCACACGTTTATTGTCGCTTTTGCTCCGTACACCTCTTGAGACGTTCCGGTGTATGCTATTGCGTGCTAGCGCACCacaccagaaaaaaaaagaaaaaaacataaACATTAAAGAATTTGGATTTGCAATTTAgtaattaattgaatgaattaaACCACTGAGAGGTCGACCCAGTGTTTAAGGGAGAGCTCTTAAGATTTTTTTCTTACTGTTAGATTCAGGATTCGAATCCTGTACTTGACATTTAGAGAAACGAgaagagtaaaaaaaaaaatattaataatcacaaaattaatttatttactAGCAAGAAGGTGAAATGAAAGATCACTATTTAGAGTCCAACCCCACCGTCTCCATTGCATAACGTGTAGTATATTCGCTAGTCCCTAGAGAGAGTTTACATAATAATAATAGTGGTGTGGTGTGGTGTAtttatcaccaaatttgatGGCTTGTAATAAATAAAATCATCCTCATGCTTCTAGGTGGATACCAACTACCTCATTCTCCCCTCCATTGTTGAACAATTAATATTATTAGGTGTGGAGGAGCATAAATGCAATTCAAACGCTAATTGAAGTTAAAATGTTAACTCTTGTACTCCTAAAAATTGGTGCATTTAAGATGGGGGATTGTATCATTAGTACCAACCTCTTCATTGCGCACTAGTTTAAAGATGGTAGTAAAAGGCTAACTTGGTAGAAAACTTGGTAGTACTATTTTTTCCATTTCATAGAAAGAATGGTTAATCCTATACAAACTAGAATTTATCCCAGTAAAATTTAACCTTTTACTACCGTAAGCCCCTCTAAGTGGCCCTCTCAAAATCTTGACATTCCATTGGTTAGTTGTAGAGTTCATAAAGCTCAGCTCATAATTTTCCAATATCCTCCTTTATCATTTGTTTCTTTCACTCTCGTCCCCTTGCTATACTTTGCCTTCCATGAAGAGTATAATATGTTCGTTACTTAGTGTCCATTTGTGTGAACATTAGAAATCAAGGGTACAAAGTTTCCTATAATGCAGATAAACAAATTATTTTCTCCTTGCACATATACTTATTTGTTTTCTATCTCATGGTTTGTTGGCCATATTTGTTTGCTTTCCTGTCAAATCAAGGcgtgaaatttgatgattccttttttttttcttcctactTCCTTTAATCTATATATTGTTCGGTAAATTTTCATGAATGGCTAATTAGAAGAGCTTTCTTCCTATTCACCTCATTGGACCCTtaaacctcaagaaaggtacAAAGAGTGCATTTTTCATGTCATCTACACAAACACAGTCATAAACAAGCCAGGCTACAGTTCATACAAGTCAAAACCCTCTTCTGGTCTCGGCTCAAAGGAATCATTTTTCTAAGTTGtaccaaaattaaaaaaaaaaaaaaggaacaaaaaacaagagaagaaaatatCATCAAACAGAAATGGCAGAGGCTAgactaagaattttgaacataccTCGTGGCCATTGCCACTCACAACATCTGGGGCATCAACTTGCCTAGCGAGTGACATCTTACGTTGTTTCTTCCCAAAATCATACAAAGATTTGGCTCTCAGCACATCATTCACCGAGCTCCGCCTAATTGGAACAGTTCCTTTGGGGCATCTTTGTCCACTATGATGCCAATATTGCCAAGCTCGCCCTCTTGTACCACTACTACTAGTATTTGTGTCTCTCACCCCATCTGTTTTCATCATTTTCGCCTTAGGCATTTCTGGTGGAACTCTCTGTTACATTATAAAAGATAAGCCctatttgttaaagaaaagaaaaaaattgtaatGTTGGTACTACGCGGTAAAATAAGAAAAGAGGTAGTTGGTAGTTGAGAAACTAATTGAAATCATACCATAAAGTCATTTTGCGTTACGTTTCctcaaataaaaggcattttttttAACGCGAATGATGGAAAGTGTGTGTAGGGTGTGTGGCTATGTGTCACTTTATGAGTTTTGAGGAGTCTTTTACCTGGATCTTGTGATTCTTGAGAAGTGGATGATCTAGAGCTGGCTGTTTTCTCTTATGAACACAATCGATGATATCACCATCTGGGCTCTGAAAGTTAAAACCATGAAATTAAATTGTGATACCACATCATGCAAGAAATAAAGATTAAGAAAACAATGTTTTTATGAAGAATGAATTAGGTAGCATATGTGATGTACTGTACCTCGATGGTGTAGACGGCAGGCTTGTTGATCTTCTTCAAATGCCTTTCAATCCTAGCCAATCTCAAGCTACTGACTTGTCTATATTTTGTCACATTCAAGCTAGCTGAATTATCAGCCAGAGACCTTTGGGAGAAAAAGACAAGctggaagaagaagaggagcaGCAGCAGAAGAAAAGGATCAAGAACAAGAGCTGCCGAAAACTCTCTCCTATTATTCCTCCTTAGCGAAGAACAAGTGCCCATCTCATTCAGTGCCAGGAGAGAAAGAAACTCTGAGGAAAACTACAAAACCATAACTAGGAAAAAACAAATATAGCTGACCAGTTCAACAAACACTCCTCTTAATAACCCCCCAGAAAAGGTCCCAACAACAAATGCAACTCAGAAAATGACCCCTACTAAATACATCCAAGCTGGTGACCTGACCCCCTTGcctcctctctttctttcttgatcTCTCTTGAGGGGGTGAGGCAGATGGAGAGGGTGGTGGGTGGAGGACAATTAAGAAAACTGCTCAAGACAGTAACACAAACcccaacaagaaaagaaagttaCAGCAACAGGATAATCATCATGATTGTTtttgcagcagcagcagcataAATATACTAGTACACCTCGCTACATGGGAAGGGATTAGTGAAAGGTAGTAGTAACATTTAATCAGCTGTTAAAATTTGTTTTTTCCTAAGAGTTGCTGCAAATGCAATAGTGCTGGTGCTGCACTGGGATTTCATTGCTTGCACCATCAAGAAAGTTCAATAAAGGGGGATATTCAAAGCCATTATAAACATCTAGACCTAACTCCCTCCCCACCCCAACAGACCCTTCTTTTATTGCACCTTACTGCCACTTGATTATATGCATCTGCCTCCCTGCCACCACACAATCTTCGCCATTAATATTCCTCTCCAAACGTCACACACCCTTCCTTTAGGCATAGTCCCTTAGTCCTTACCCTTAAGTTGCACCCTTTCTTTTTAGTCACTTGGATTGGATAGcttcttttgctttctttccttccttccctccctccctccctcacGCCCTACTtgtattttcttcatttctttagGTTTTTACTGGTGAGATTTGTGTCACGCACACGTGCCCCtgtcttttaattttgtttagcAGAAATGCTTGGTTATGataatcttctttttttttgcttaaatgTTAGTATTAAACAATAGGATAGGAACAATTAATGCGAGATTTCGGACACAACTCATTGTGAAAACTACCTGCATGTGATAGTCAAATTGGGGGCCAATTCTATCTTGAAGACTTGGACAGCTCTATTTTCATTTACAGCGCCTCTAAAATTAAAAAGCCAAGTGCATGTACCTTCACATTCAACTTGAATTCTTATTGCAGTTCTTTTGTAGTTATAAAAAGTTATTGATTTGCTTTGTAGTTTGTACTGCACAATTTTTAATCACTTGCAGTTGTAAGCAAAATTGTAGAAGAGATTAATGAGGACAGGCCCACAAGTGATTTTAGTGATTTGTAACTCACAAGTCAATGCATGAAACTCATGCTTTGGTCTATCATCTCCTCCTACATGTTCACTGATTTTGTGATTTGGTGTATATTTCTAGTTTAGGATGGAAATCTCCAAGATGGCAGCCAACCGGACTGAAGTAGggtttaagaaaaagaaagaaagcatttctttcttttcctttaacCCTACTTCGGTCCAGTTGCCAGTAGGTCACAAGCTCAACATTCTCCCTCGTGTCCCCTTTGGTTGGGGGGTTGGGACCtctttggataaatttcattctcTGCATACTTTTCTTTACCTCAAATTTACGTATGGGACTGAACGTAAGATATGTTGCTGTCTTTGAGTTACGTTAAGATTAGATATTATAATCATATACAACTAAGTATGAAAAAGATATCTCCACTGCCTAATCATGAATTCTAACATTAAAAAGTAGTAGGAAAGAATGCAGAAATGACTAATGCTGGCCCACTTATTAATCGACATAACGTGGCAACTGATGATGCATCTGATGTTAATGCTATATGATCTTGTCTACATCCTGAGTCAAATTAAGGTTTATGCAATTCTTCTAGGaggaaaagttaaaaaaaaaaaaatccaaaaaatttaATAAGCGATTAAGATTAATAAATAAGAACAATGAAATGGGGTGGTTCTCGTAGCTTGTATTTCTACTGCCTTGGACGAAACAATCGAGGATATATTCAGAATTAAACTCTAAACATTTAGATATACTGGACTTTATTGATTTAtctgcacttttttttttcttatgagTATATCATCATGCGTTATATGTTGAATATACTTTTGAAATATAAATAATCTTTAGTTACATATACACAAGAAATTAAGCACGTTACCAAACTGCTACCCCGAGCACATGCAATGGAATCGTAGACAGTCATGTGAGATCGATGTCACCCCTTCAATGTTTGCAGTAGATCTACCTTTCTTCTTCGTACATAAAAATCCTTTCTTCTTCATACATAAAAATCGATGAGGAATCATCTATGGcaccaaaaaattttaattcttttttgagggaaaaatagaaattaaagaTCTTTGAAcctcattttcaaactaataataatagtaatactAAAGAATCTTTAAACCTAAGAAGCTATATATCCTAGCAGTGACGTAAACTAATGATAATTAATTGTCgaagtatatatatttttttacttcACACATGTCAAATCGTTACAAAAACttcagaaaatagcaatttaaaCAAGGTCTAAAGTTTATTTGAATGCGAGTTTTCCTAATTAAGGACTTGAAACTTCTAAGTTTTAAACACCAAATGCACAAGATGCGTGGGGTGAGAGAGACATGCTCCCTTAAAAGTTGGGCAGATTGTAGGACATGCTCCGGGCATCGAACAATCTATGCTGTCTTATATGCGAATACAAGTGCTAATTAATTAATCCTATTACTaagttaaatgtttattaaattCTGGTACCAGTGGTTTGGGCTTCCATTCTCGAATCTCGATTGCTGCAAATTATTTAGGATCATTAATAATGCGTCAGTTTCTTATTCATTCAACAAAAAACAACATTTAGAATTTTAGATTGTCAGCTTCTTTAACTCCCCATCAAACCTGAAAGTCCGGAATTTGACCACCCCACAAGTTTTGGTGTTCTATATTAATTTCATCCAACTTCTTCCACAATAACGATCATGAACGTTGAACACCAAAATGGTGCTGCATTTTGCTATGGATCTTACCTCCCTCACGTGAAGGATGATATAAATGCACTAACATTCGTTGACAAATCGATCGGTATTGCATCATAACTTCTTCTCATCTGCTGACCGTTTAAACTCTGTTTTAATGGATGAGCTCAGTAACTTTTTGCAACTCGTAGATACTTAAGAACGTGTAATTTCAGTTAACTCATATCGAATGAACTTCAAATGATCATTTTTTGTCCCTAcaaatttgatagaagaaaaagaaaaaaaaaagaaactttttttCAACTACTTTCATATCGTGAGGATTGTTAGGCCGAGTGTGTATGTCCGCGCAAATAAAGATCTGTTTCCGTCCTCAAACGAGATTTGGATGATATGCCCATTCCAGACGCTACAGCAGAATTGAGCGAGACGGAGAAATGCGAAACGGGAACAAACAAGGGAAAAAGTGTTCACAAGactggaaaagaaaaatggtttACAACATTATTCAATGATTCTTCAGAAATTGCTGTAGCCGAAGCAGAATAACGCTTGAATCACTGAGAttggctcagtggccaccagAGACGGAAGGTCCTTGGACTGTAGGTGGCTGAAGCAAAATAACGCTTGACGCTGAACCACTGAGATTGGCTCCACCAGCAGACTTGGGTCAGGTTAACGCTTGAACCACTGAGATTAGCTCAATTTTAGACTGTAGGTCAGGGTTCAGATCCCATctacagtaaaaaaaaaaattcaaagattGTACCAAAACACTCTTTTGATCTAGTAAGATCTGTGTACCTGCTAGCTCCAAACACAGCCTCTTTAGCCTCCCCCTCCCCTATAATCTAGAATAGATAGATTATACAATAATTATCGtctctggaaaaaaaaaaagaagcagaaCAACGCTTGGCCTTTTTAATCCTTGCTACCTATAAGCTGCTGCTTCCTTTGATGAGCAACTgagcatttttattttttttttaatagaggAGCAGCTGAGCATGACTACTACAAAATCAACCAGATTTGGGCAAACAGGAGCACCGAAATAGGTACTTAGCTTAACAGGCAACTGATCACATAAGCCAACTCCCAATGGTACTCTTGTAAAGTACAAATTACATTCTGCCAGAAACATACACAGTGTCATGCATATTGAATGCTGAAGGGAAACCCAGACAATTAAAGATTTACCAGAATGCAACTTTTCAGTAGAAAATTTTGTTAAGCAGCTGCCATGGTCGGAAAGACAAGAACGTGAATAACAAGATAATACTGAACAAAGCAAGCAtaacaaaatttttcttatgAATCAGTCAGATATAATGTCAGATGCGGTGAACCATTGCTCTGATACCTTCAGTCTCGAATTCTTTCAGAATAAATGACACCATGTATCCAGTTGGTATTGCTCCTCTGTACATTCACATATAAAATACAAAATACCTCCTATCTTACACATTCAGGCTAGTCTGGCTCTTCAATTCCACTCGGGTATTACACCACCACATACATCCAACACTTACTACTAACCAATTTAAAAATGACAGTCATCTTGAGCCATTCACTATTTTACCATGTTCTACAAAATTTTGAGGTCTCgagagtttaaaaaaaaaaaaaaatctcatcatATAAACAATTACAAGATGGATGGATGACCTAGCAATGAAAATTCTTCATATATAAGAACCTCTTTTGCGGCATGTCCATGTGCATACGTTCCTCTAGCTATAAAAAACTGCCATGAAAGTCCCAGGCTccaaaatgaagggttttgttCTCTTGAAACAGCAACTCAGCAGAGCATCAATTATGATCCGCTTCCCATTTCATCTTCACTGTTGTCACTTTCGTCGCTGCATTATCATACCGAGGAATTACTCTTTCAAGAAATACTTATAGCAAATCAAATGTATCATTATTGATTACATGCACTAGGAAATACAAAATAATAACTCTGCTCAGGTGGCTTCTAGAATTTGCAGATAAAAGTATAATCTCCAATTTTCATCATAACAGAGGTGCCTTTGAGCTCTGGCAGATTAACAAAAATTGAATTCATTGTCAAGTCTAGATATTGGACATTGCTTCTGAGGTTTAGTGGAACAACCAAAAGGAGCATAAATTTGTTTGGCTGTTTTGAACTCCATGGTTTCGGATACCACTGTTCAGAAATCAatgtgttggggggggggggggggtaacACAAACCAACCAACAAATCTTAAGATCACACATCGAGTACATGGCATAGTAAAAGAAATAGACCATTAAGACATCTAAAAACTACAATTCGTACACCTTTCAATGCATTACCTGTTTTCAGAAAGCTTTGATATCCGTCTAGCATCCAAGCCAGTGATAAACTTCTGTGCAGCTTGAATATTTTCTGCACCTGAAACACAACAGAATGAGCCATTAGAAAAAGTAGCTTTCTGACTGGCTGAAACACTGCAGAAAGGTCAAGCTACGAAAAAAGCCAGCCTCCTAATTATTAGAAATGATAAAGATATCTAACAGTACGACAAAACTTTTACCCCTTGCCAACTGGAAAGCGTGCAGTGCACATCTCTCTGCAGCCAGTCTCACTGGAGTATTGCCATCCCTCAAACACTCAGCAAGCACCGGGCCATATGTTGCAGCATGAATCATAAGTGCAGCTGGATTAGCCTGCCATACAacgtcaaaatttattttttgtggaGTACAATTAAAAAGTTCTGTTCTACAGAAGGTCTCAAGTCAAATACGAACTTTGGCAACGGCTTTCAACGAACATAAGGAGCGTCTTCTAACTTCACTCGAGTCATCTTGCATTGCCAATATGATAGAGGATAGAGTTTCCAAATGAGCAGAGCTATTAGAAGGATCGCTCCGGATTTGATGAAGCAAAAGCTTTCCCAGTGCTCTTGTTGATGTTTCACGAACAGGAAACTACATGGAGTACAAGCATCAGACATATACGACAAAATACAGAAAAGAAACTATTATATCAAAGGAAGTTTCACGCTTTTAGCTATTAGAAGTTCCAATAATGTTTCAGGTTGCTCCTAGTATTTCATGTAACATATGTTTTCAGTCACTTTTTCaacctcaaaatttcatccctcCCAGCCCCAGGAGAATTCAGGGAACTTCAAATGGAGTATAACAGCCGCAGGAATTTAAAGCTTTCTAATTATAGATCGTCCAGGGTCCAATGTCAGAGTCACAAGTCAAAATTGCAAGGCAAGAATCTCAATAGAAACTTCTAGGTGCAAAGTGTAATttaagtttcaagaagattggAGATACCTTTTCATCTTTCAAGTTACTCATCAGAGAATTCACAACCATTGGGAATGATGGAGAGGCACAAACAATGGTGGGGTTATGCCTTAACAAGGCAGACAAGGTAAGAACCGATCCGTGCCTTGTAAACCAGCTTGGAGATGATGCTGAAGTTGGGAGTTCCTTCAGCACTTCAGAAATTTGATCATCTTCCAAGTACTGTAAAATGAAGTTTGCTCAGCTAGCATCAAGAATAGACTTAAAAAAGGTCAGGAAAATAAACTGAAAAAGATATGGAACTTGGAAGGACACTTAAATTTCGCAAGTCGTATGTCATTACAGCACACAGAAAAGGAAACCATAATACATGGAAGCTGATCTCTGAAACTATTTAGCCAAGCAGAAGACACTAATTTCTTAAGTGAATTGGGCAATGATGTACTTGATATAATCAAAATGGTACGAACTATCCTCAGGAATCTCACACTGACCTGAGAAATAATGCCAAATATGCTAGCAGAAGAGCTTCGTATCTGATCATCATCATTGTAAATTAAATCCTTCAAAATCGTATAGATGCGTGTTCTAGCAGCAATTCCCACGCTTTGACCAGCATGTTTGACCACACCTTTCAGAGCTGTCAAAATTGCCTCGCGAACTCCAACATCTGATGTCTGACCAGTAACAATCCAGCTGGTAATCAGTCATTTAGCTACACAATCAATAAACTacaacaaataaaaacacaagTTATACCTGCAAACCAGATAAGAGATCACCCACTAAGGGGTCAACTCGAGGGCTAAGTGCACTGAGCTTCCCAAGAGCAAGGGCAGCACCTGAACGGACAGTCCTACAATTTAAGCagacaagcatgatttaaggACAAATACCGGTGATTAATTGTGACAATGTAACCAAACAAGACTCAACAACTTACTGAAAAGTTAGAGAGTACACAAGCACTACATAAATGTGCTCATCTTTAAAAAAATGTCAAACCTATGATACTGAACAATCTAAAATGATAATAAGTGGAAATGGTGCTTGTTACTAGCAAACCTTGTATTGTCCTGCAGACACTTGATAAAAGTCGTTTGAAGCTGAGGTAGGAAAGGTTTTAATGCCATCCCACCTTTCCGTATTATGATGCTAAGAGTCGAAAGAATAGCACTCTTTACTTGCCAAGGGAATCGATCACCTATTATACGAATCAGAGGCCTACATAGtgcaaatttaccaaaattagAAACCAGCTCCTTATTCAAAGTATTACGTTTAATCTAATACGGAGAATATATTCAACCATAACACATTTAATTACAAGGTAATGGAACTAATCAACTAGAGAAAGTACATGTCAATAGAAAAAGTAAAGTGCAACTGGTCTATATCCAAAAGGACGGATTAAACCTTGAAATTAATTTGTACGGAAGAGTAATAAGCCCCTAAATTCACCTTACACATTTAAAATGACATGTCACAAGCTCATTATTGTTGTATACATCCAGCAGAATAAAAACAGtccatttattttttctttgtaTGATCATGGCTTTAGAAAGATTTATATGACTTTCTTCTCCTTCATATGTATATATCAGATAAACATGCAACAAGTACATAAAGATATGCTATGCATAGAGGATAATTATCGCACTCCTGAATCAAGATCCATTTGGCTTTGTATAAAATATCAAAGGAGTGGACCTTTATGGTTTCTCATCCACTCTTTTATCACCAACCAAACTAACCCACTCCATTGAGCAACCCACAAGAAAGATAATTACCCCATGAAAAAATGCTAATAAATAGTTAGACTTCCATTAAAATATAACTTTAAAAATGTCCAAATAAGATTAAAATGGAGAtaattcctttcttttcaacttttaAGTTGGCAAAAGAATTTACAGCATTAAGTTGGCAGTGCAATTGCCAAAAGAATTTACAGCTTTAAGTTGGCAGTGCAGTTGCTAAGATGATCAAGTGGTAACCTAGTTCCAAGTTTCAGGAAATCTAACCTTCTCAATGGTTATCATGTTGATTAAGTGTATACACAAATTAAAAGGCGAAATTGACATAAAT
Encoded proteins:
- the LOC113783505 gene encoding uncharacterized protein LOC113783505, whose protein sequence is MGTCSSLRRNNRREFSAALVLDPFLLLLLLFFFQLVFFSQRSLADNSASLNVTKYRQVSSLRLARIERHLKKINKPAVYTIESPDGDIIDCVHKRKQPALDHPLLKNHKIQRVPPEMPKAKMMKTDGVRDTNTSSSGTRGRAWQYWHHSGQRCPKGTVPIRRSSVNDVLRAKSLYDFGKKQRKMSLARQVDAPDVVSGNGHEHAIAYTGTSQEVYGAKATINVWDPTIEVVNEFSLSQIWVLSGSFDGSDLNSIEAGWQVSPELYGDSRPRLFTYWTSDAYQATGCYNLLCSGFVQTNSRIAIGAAISPISLANANQYDITILIWKDPKLGNWWMGFGDNTLVGYWPTELFTHLADRATMVEWGGEVVNSRPNGEHTSTQMGSGHFADEGFGKASYFRNLEVVDSDNSLSSAQAISTLAENSNCYNIRSSNNNEWGTNFYYGGPGRNSLCY